A genomic window from Nitrospirota bacterium includes:
- a CDS encoding precorrin-8X methylmutase, whose amino-acid sequence MYPKITAPEKIEEESFKIIEAELGPHSFSDQEFQVARRVIHASADFEFAKNLRFHPEAISSGVAALQKGSSIVADVEMIQSGISKAGLTRFGGKVACYISDEDVMVEAKKLGVTRAICSMRKAVKTNAEIYAIGNAPTALFELIRLVKEGVVRPALIVGVPVGFVSAVESKDALLGLQTPFITAIGRKGGTPVAVAIINALIRLASSSQ is encoded by the coding sequence ATGTATCCAAAGATTACCGCTCCGGAAAAAATAGAAGAAGAAAGTTTTAAGATCATTGAAGCGGAATTGGGACCTCATTCTTTTTCAGATCAGGAATTCCAGGTGGCAAGAAGGGTCATTCACGCGTCAGCTGATTTTGAATTCGCGAAAAACCTTCGTTTTCATCCGGAGGCGATTTCCAGCGGCGTGGCCGCGTTGCAAAAAGGGAGTTCCATTGTTGCCGATGTTGAAATGATTCAGTCCGGAATCAGCAAGGCCGGATTGACACGCTTTGGCGGGAAGGTGGCCTGCTATATTTCAGACGAGGATGTCATGGTTGAAGCCAAAAAGCTCGGGGTCACCCGGGCAATCTGTTCCATGCGAAAAGCGGTGAAAACGAACGCGGAGATTTACGCGATTGGAAACGCGCCCACCGCCTTATTTGAACTGATCCGGCTCGTTAAAGAAGGGGTTGTTCGACCCGCTTTAATCGTCGGCGTTCCTGTCGGTTTTGTCTCCGCGGTTGAATCGAAGGACGCCCTATTGGGACTTCAAACACCTTTTATCACGGCAATCGGGAGAAAAGGGGGGACGCCTGTCGCGGTTGCCATTATTAATGCCCTGATTAGATTGGCGTCGTCTTCACAATAA
- a CDS encoding cobalt-precorrin-5B (C(1))-methyltransferase produces the protein MKTEKKKGDRTGFSTGACAAAAARGALLAFLHRKKVEQVEITLPLGEKVFFQISECLIESGYARCGVIKDAGDDPDVTHGALIQCMVSFIPEPGVVRLKAGEGVGTVTQPGLGLEVGAPDITRVPRKMITREIEDAAGPVLKEKGVLAVVSVPGGEALAKKTELPRLGVVGGVGILGTTGIVRPYSTSAFRAGISLAVGSARQRGYSHLVITTGGMSEKFAKKWIQLPEGAFIQMGDFVGFTLQECVKKKIERVTISGMIGKLSKMAMGKMMTHAAGSEVDTGFLAQLAESSGASPEAGEQIKKANTARHVAEMVQSYGLTSFFDQLSLKVCEAASRHIKGALSIECLMTDFEGNVIGKALRNKE, from the coding sequence ATGAAAACCGAGAAAAAAAAGGGAGACCGGACGGGATTTTCAACCGGCGCTTGTGCGGCCGCCGCCGCCAGAGGAGCTCTCCTGGCCTTTCTCCATCGGAAGAAAGTGGAGCAGGTCGAAATTACGCTCCCCCTGGGAGAGAAGGTTTTTTTTCAAATTTCGGAATGTTTGATTGAATCAGGTTATGCCCGTTGCGGTGTCATAAAAGACGCGGGAGATGATCCCGATGTCACCCATGGGGCTTTAATCCAATGCATGGTTTCATTTATCCCTGAACCCGGAGTTGTCAGATTAAAAGCCGGAGAGGGAGTGGGAACGGTGACTCAACCCGGGTTGGGACTTGAGGTTGGAGCGCCCGATATTACCCGGGTTCCCCGAAAAATGATTACGCGGGAGATTGAAGACGCCGCCGGCCCTGTTTTGAAGGAAAAAGGGGTTCTGGCTGTTGTTTCAGTCCCCGGAGGCGAAGCCCTGGCGAAAAAAACTGAACTCCCCCGGTTAGGCGTCGTCGGAGGGGTTGGCATTCTGGGAACAACCGGGATCGTCCGGCCTTATTCAACCTCTGCGTTTAGGGCGGGGATTAGCCTTGCGGTCGGCTCGGCCCGGCAGAGAGGCTATTCTCATCTGGTGATTACCACCGGCGGGATGAGTGAGAAGTTTGCTAAAAAATGGATTCAGCTCCCCGAAGGCGCTTTTATTCAGATGGGGGATTTTGTCGGCTTTACCTTGCAGGAATGCGTTAAAAAGAAAATTGAAAGAGTCACCATTTCAGGGATGATTGGAAAACTTTCCAAAATGGCGATGGGAAAAATGATGACTCACGCGGCAGGGTCGGAAGTCGATACCGGTTTTCTTGCTCAATTAGCGGAATCGTCGGGCGCATCCCCGGAGGCGGGTGAACAGATTAAAAAAGCAAATACGGCCAGGCATGTCGCCGAGATGGTTCAGTCTTATGGTCTGACTTCATTTTTCGATCAGTTGAGTCTTAAGGTTTGTGAAGCCGCGAGCCGGCATATTAAGGGAGCCTTATCGATAGAATGTTTGATGACTGATTTTGAAGGGAATGTCATCGGCAAAGCGTTAAGAAACAAAGAATAA
- the cbiE gene encoding precorrin-6y C5,15-methyltransferase (decarboxylating) subunit CbiE, protein MENKVWVIGIEGDRVSHLSSDVKSRILDADLLMGGERHLEWFPEYRGERIAIESNLKEITEKTVAALKDRKQVVILASGDPLFYGIGAFLIKRIGKEKVEVFPAVSAMQLAFARVKESWQEAALVSLHAKPIQNVLPFLEEKNLIGLFTDDTNTPPVIARFLLEQGYSDWIAWVCENLGGQEEKVSELSLEKMVESQFSLLNVVILKRQEKKTEESAAVRPVTWLGLFGIPDDLFVYRKPKSGLITKKEIRVISLAELNLNAKSVVWDIGAGSGSVSIEAGRLCPEGKVFAIEKNKEDFDLIQTNMDRFGVKNLMAVCKRAPDGLNQFDDPDAVFIGGSGGELEEILSLCLKRLRPRGRIVANLITLDNTVQFFQFFKKTPLEVSYTVAQVSRSKPILEMTRYEALNPITIAVVKKMG, encoded by the coding sequence GTGGAAAATAAGGTTTGGGTGATTGGAATTGAAGGCGACCGGGTGAGTCATCTTTCGTCCGACGTTAAATCGAGAATTCTTGACGCCGATCTCCTGATGGGTGGAGAACGGCATCTTGAATGGTTCCCTGAATATCGTGGAGAACGGATTGCGATCGAATCGAATTTAAAGGAGATTACCGAAAAAACTGTTGCCGCTTTAAAAGATAGAAAACAGGTTGTCATTCTAGCGTCGGGGGATCCTCTTTTTTATGGAATTGGGGCGTTTTTAATCAAGCGGATCGGGAAAGAAAAAGTCGAGGTGTTTCCCGCCGTTAGCGCGATGCAGCTGGCTTTTGCGCGTGTGAAAGAGTCCTGGCAGGAGGCCGCGCTGGTGAGTCTTCATGCCAAACCGATTCAAAATGTCCTCCCTTTTCTCGAAGAAAAAAACTTAATCGGCCTTTTTACCGATGACACCAATACGCCTCCGGTCATTGCCCGTTTTCTGTTGGAACAGGGTTATTCCGATTGGATAGCGTGGGTCTGTGAAAATCTGGGAGGTCAAGAAGAAAAAGTCTCGGAACTCAGTCTGGAAAAGATGGTTGAAAGCCAATTTTCATTGTTAAATGTCGTTATTTTAAAACGGCAGGAGAAAAAAACAGAAGAATCCGCGGCGGTCCGTCCGGTGACGTGGCTGGGGCTTTTTGGAATACCGGACGATCTCTTTGTTTACCGGAAACCAAAATCCGGCTTAATTACAAAAAAAGAGATCCGTGTCATCAGTCTGGCGGAATTAAATCTTAATGCTAAAAGCGTCGTTTGGGATATTGGAGCAGGGTCCGGCTCGGTATCGATCGAGGCCGGAAGGCTCTGTCCGGAGGGGAAAGTCTTTGCCATAGAAAAAAACAAAGAAGATTTTGATTTAATCCAGACCAATATGGACCGGTTTGGGGTGAAAAATCTTATGGCTGTTTGCAAACGAGCTCCGGATGGCCTGAATCAGTTTGACGACCCTGACGCCGTCTTTATCGGGGGATCAGGGGGAGAGTTGGAAGAAATTCTATCCCTCTGCCTGAAAAGATTACGGCCTCGGGGGAGAATTGTCGCGAATTTAATTACGTTGGACAATACGGTTCAGTTTTTCCAATTTTTTAAAAAAACACCCTTGGAGGTTTCGTATACCGTGGCGCAAGTTTCCCGGTCGAAGCCTATTTTAGAGATGACAAGGTATGAGGCGTTAAATCCGATTACGATTGCTGTCGTCAAAAAAATGGGTTGA
- the cobI gene encoding precorrin-2 C(20)-methyltransferase, translated as MVKLGKFYGIGVGPGDPELLTVKAVKRLQAVPVICYPACRPGAGSYALRIVEDLIEDKTRLKGMLFPMEKEMERLIPVWKESVEIIFGHLSKGEDVAFITEGDPFFYSTFVYLYHLMREIHPEVFIEIVPAVSSITACSVRAEMPLAMADERVAILPATYEEGFLKDALNLFDTVVFIKVNSVLPQLIHLLEEMNLLGNAVMVERCGSPQERVVKDLRTLKEEKTNYLSLVIVKKENRVPILMEVGR; from the coding sequence ATGGTGAAATTGGGTAAATTTTATGGGATTGGCGTCGGACCCGGGGATCCGGAGCTGTTGACCGTCAAAGCGGTGAAGCGCCTTCAGGCTGTTCCGGTCATTTGTTATCCGGCTTGCAGGCCCGGAGCCGGGAGCTATGCCCTCAGGATTGTAGAAGATTTGATTGAAGATAAAACCCGGCTCAAAGGGATGCTTTTCCCGATGGAAAAGGAGATGGAGCGGCTTATTCCCGTTTGGAAGGAGTCCGTGGAAATCATTTTCGGACATCTTTCAAAAGGGGAAGATGTCGCGTTTATCACGGAGGGGGACCCTTTTTTTTACAGCACCTTTGTCTATTTGTATCATCTGATGCGGGAGATCCACCCTGAGGTTTTCATCGAGATCGTTCCTGCTGTTTCTTCCATTACCGCCTGTTCGGTTCGCGCTGAAATGCCCCTTGCGATGGCAGATGAACGGGTGGCCATTTTGCCCGCGACCTATGAGGAAGGCTTTCTCAAGGATGCCCTGAATTTATTCGATACGGTCGTGTTTATTAAGGTTAACAGCGTCCTCCCTCAACTGATTCATCTTCTGGAAGAGATGAATCTGCTCGGCAACGCAGTGATGGTGGAACGTTGCGGAAGCCCTCAAGAGCGGGTGGTGAAGGATCTTCGCACGCTAAAAGAGGAAAAAACAAACTATCTTTCCCTGGTGATTGTCAAGAAAGAGAATAGGGTTCCCATTTTGATGGAGGTTGGGAGATGA